Proteins from a genomic interval of Providencia stuartii:
- the creA gene encoding protein CreA: protein MHFCKLKHLLLASLLSTLPFASFAEEIGSVDTVFKIFGPDHKIVVEAFDDPDVDNVTCYLSRSKTGGIKGGLGLAEDTSDAAISCQQVGPIELNERIKRSPKKAHVVFQKRTSLVFKKLQVVRFYDPKRNALIYLTYSDKMIDGSPKNALSAVPIMPW, encoded by the coding sequence ATGCATTTTTGCAAGCTGAAACACCTATTATTGGCATCACTGCTGTCGACATTGCCTTTCGCGTCATTCGCGGAAGAAATTGGTTCAGTCGATACCGTTTTCAAAATATTTGGCCCTGACCATAAAATTGTTGTCGAAGCTTTTGATGATCCCGATGTTGATAATGTCACCTGCTATCTCAGCCGCTCGAAAACGGGAGGCATCAAAGGTGGGCTAGGTTTAGCTGAGGATACTTCTGATGCGGCAATTTCTTGTCAGCAAGTAGGCCCGATTGAGTTGAATGAGCGTATCAAACGTTCTCCGAAAAAAGCGCATGTCGTATTTCAAAAACGAACCTCATTAGTGTTCAAAAAACTCCAAGTGGTACGTTTTTATGACCCTAAGCGTAATGCGCTAATCTATTTAACGTATTCGGATAAAATGATCGACGGATCACCTAAAAATGCACTCAGCGCAGTGCCAATTATGCCGTGGTAA
- the arcA gene encoding two-component system response regulator ArcA, translated as MQTPHILIVEDEIVTRNTLKSIFEAEGYVVHEATDGEEMHNVLSEHDINLVIMDINLPGKNGLLLARELREQESIALMFLTGRDNEVDKILGLEIGADDYITKPFNPRELTIRARNLLSRTMNLAGGTEERRLVESYKFNGWELDINSRSLISPAGEHYKLPRSEFRAMLHFCENPGKIQTRADLLKKMTGRELKPHDRTVDVTIRRIRKHFESTPDTPEIIATIHGEGYRFCGDLDE; from the coding sequence ATGCAGACCCCACACATTTTGATTGTTGAAGATGAGATTGTCACACGCAATACACTAAAAAGCATTTTTGAAGCTGAAGGCTATGTTGTCCATGAAGCGACTGATGGCGAAGAGATGCACAATGTTCTGTCCGAACATGACATCAATCTTGTTATCATGGATATTAACTTGCCTGGCAAAAATGGCCTCCTTCTTGCTCGTGAATTACGTGAACAAGAAAGTATTGCGCTAATGTTCCTAACCGGTCGTGATAACGAAGTCGATAAGATCCTTGGCCTTGAAATTGGTGCCGATGATTACATCACCAAACCATTTAACCCGCGTGAATTAACAATTCGTGCGCGTAACCTACTTTCTCGCACTATGAATTTAGCGGGGGGTACGGAAGAGCGTCGCTTAGTTGAAAGCTATAAGTTTAATGGCTGGGAACTTGACATTAATAGCCGTTCACTGATTAGCCCAGCAGGCGAGCACTACAAGTTACCGCGTAGTGAATTCCGTGCGATGTTGCATTTCTGTGAAAACCCAGGAAAAATTCAAACTCGTGCCGATTTATTGAAAAAAATGACCGGCCGTGAGTTGAAACCCCATGATAGAACTGTTGACGTGACTATTCGTCGTATTCGTAAGCATTTCGAATCAACACCTGATACACCAGAAATTATCGCAACAATTCATGGTGAAGGTTACCGCTTCTGTGGTGATTTAGACGAATAA